From a region of the Polynucleobacter corsicus genome:
- the yidC gene encoding membrane protein insertase YidC: protein MDFKKTILWAVFSMSGLLLYNNWQVHEGKPSMFGEGIVGTTPVVEKAPTTKLDIPLPTQNVDTLAPNQTTATVAGTIETSEKFVLQNDVLVLEISASGGNIISAKLPKQLTAEKTSVELFQYTPNHKYFARSGLIALGNLDLPNHTTTFKLVKSGKDESGKPFIILASERNGVKLEKTFVLNPGSYIVDVGHRVTQGGLSTTPLVLYTEIVRDPSQEQKIGPFGGAFSASTFTGPAAYTEKEKFNKLEFTAIDKNKITIPTQVPAGDPAWIAMVQHYFASAWIPADKVARDIYAGKIDNNLYRIGMQTPLGVVSPGTTVVEKAKLFVGPQEESVLETIAPGFALLKDYGYLTIIAKPIFWLLENIHVYVGNWGWSIILLTVLIKLVFFPLSAASYKSMARMKEVQPRLLVMKEQYKGEPQKLNQAMMEMYRKEKINPLGGCLPVVIQIPVFISLYWVLLSSVEMRNAPWIGWIHDLSVPDPYYILPIIMAASMFVQTKLNPTPPDPIQAKVMMYMPLVFSVMFFFFPAGLVLYWVVNNLLSIAQQWQINQMFGKKPAK from the coding sequence ATGGACTTTAAAAAAACAATTCTTTGGGCGGTCTTCTCCATGTCGGGCCTGTTGTTGTACAACAACTGGCAGGTTCATGAGGGCAAGCCATCGATGTTTGGTGAAGGTATTGTGGGCACCACGCCCGTGGTGGAAAAAGCTCCCACCACCAAGTTGGATATTCCGTTACCAACACAAAATGTTGACACATTAGCGCCAAATCAAACAACTGCGACAGTTGCGGGAACAATCGAAACATCAGAGAAATTTGTTTTGCAAAATGATGTGCTGGTTTTAGAAATTAGCGCCAGCGGCGGCAATATTATTAGCGCGAAGCTACCCAAACAACTAACCGCTGAAAAAACCTCAGTTGAGCTATTTCAGTACACACCAAACCATAAATATTTTGCACGCTCAGGTTTAATTGCCTTGGGCAATTTAGATCTACCAAATCACACCACAACATTTAAGTTGGTGAAGTCTGGTAAAGATGAATCTGGAAAGCCTTTTATTATTTTGGCTAGCGAGCGCAACGGAGTAAAACTAGAAAAGACGTTTGTTCTCAACCCAGGTAGCTATATTGTCGATGTTGGACATCGTGTAACACAAGGCGGCTTGAGCACAACACCGTTAGTTTTGTATACAGAGATTGTTCGAGATCCTTCCCAAGAGCAAAAAATTGGACCTTTCGGCGGAGCATTTTCAGCGAGTACTTTTACTGGTCCTGCCGCGTATACCGAAAAAGAAAAATTCAATAAACTTGAATTCACGGCGATTGATAAAAACAAAATTACCATTCCTACCCAAGTCCCCGCTGGTGATCCAGCTTGGATCGCCATGGTTCAACATTACTTTGCTAGCGCCTGGATTCCTGCTGACAAAGTAGCGCGTGATATTTATGCGGGGAAAATTGACAACAATCTTTACCGCATTGGTATGCAAACACCCTTGGGCGTGGTGTCACCAGGCACAACAGTTGTTGAGAAGGCAAAATTATTTGTAGGGCCACAAGAGGAAAGCGTCCTGGAAACAATTGCCCCTGGATTTGCTTTATTAAAAGATTATGGCTACCTCACTATTATTGCCAAACCTATTTTTTGGCTGCTAGAAAATATCCATGTCTATGTTGGCAACTGGGGTTGGTCAATCATCCTTTTGACCGTTCTGATTAAGCTGGTTTTCTTCCCTCTTTCTGCAGCAAGCTACAAGTCGATGGCACGGATGAAAGAAGTACAGCCACGTTTATTGGTAATGAAAGAGCAATACAAGGGTGAGCCACAAAAACTCAACCAAGCCATGATGGAGATGTATCGTAAGGAAAAAATTAACCCATTGGGCGGTTGTTTGCCCGTAGTGATTCAGATTCCTGTATTTATTTCTTTGTATTGGGTTTTGCTGTCTTCGGTGGAAATGCGCAATGCCCCTTGGATTGGTTGGATTCACGATCTATCAGTTCCTGACCCGTACTACATTTTGCCAATCATCATGGCGGCCTCCATGTTTGTGCAAACCAAACTTAATCCAACGCCGCCTGATCCAATTCAGGCGAAGGTAATGATGTACATGCCTTTAGTATTCTCAGTCATGTTCTTCTTCTTCCCTGCGGGCTTGGTTTTGTATTGGGTGGTGAACAACCTGCTATCGATTGCTCAGCAATGGCAGATCAATCAAATGTTTGGAAAGAAGCCGGCTAAATAA
- the yidD gene encoding membrane protein insertion efficiency factor YidD — protein sequence MRLFNKLAIQVVRLYQITLSSFIGMHCKFTPSCSQYACDCFASHGFLKSFGLMLWRILRCNPWSQGGHDPAVKPTPHHH from the coding sequence GTGCGCCTATTTAACAAGTTGGCCATTCAGGTTGTGAGGCTCTATCAAATAACCCTCAGCTCATTTATTGGCATGCACTGTAAATTTACCCCTTCATGCTCACAATATGCCTGCGACTGTTTTGCTAGTCACGGATTTTTAAAAAGCTTTGGACTGATGCTGTGGCGCATCTTGCGTTGTAATCCATGGTCACAAGGCGGACATGACCCTGCAGTAAAACCAACACCTCATCATCATTAA